From Pseudonocardia autotrophica, one genomic window encodes:
- a CDS encoding ATP-binding cassette domain-containing protein has product MQETAPAGPGRITVEGLGKKFGPVEAVHDLSFTVEPGSVTGFLGPNGSGKTTTLRMILGLVRPSAGRALIDGVPYGALESPGRVVGAVLEVQGVHPKRTARAHLRAAAAAIGVADTRVDEVLALVGLGAAADRAAGGFSLGMNQRLALAAALLGDPRILVLDEPGNGLDPDGIAWLRSFLNAFAASGRSVLVSSHQLAEMELTARRLVVIDRGRCRFDGEVAELRAGHGARVLVRAADPARLAEALVADGLTEVDKIDEGWLAVAGTDAVRVGDLALAAGVAVHGMTEERVGLEQMFLRLLAGEEIG; this is encoded by the coding sequence GTGCAGGAGACGGCACCGGCCGGACCCGGGCGGATCACCGTGGAGGGTCTGGGGAAGAAGTTCGGGCCGGTGGAAGCCGTGCACGACCTGAGCTTCACGGTCGAGCCGGGATCGGTGACCGGGTTCCTCGGTCCGAACGGCTCCGGCAAGACGACGACGCTGCGGATGATCCTCGGCCTGGTCCGGCCGAGCGCGGGCCGGGCGCTGATCGACGGCGTCCCCTACGGCGCGCTGGAATCGCCGGGACGGGTGGTCGGGGCGGTCCTGGAGGTGCAGGGGGTGCACCCCAAGCGCACCGCCCGGGCGCACCTGAGGGCGGCCGCGGCCGCGATCGGCGTCGCCGACACCCGGGTCGACGAGGTGCTCGCGCTGGTCGGGCTGGGCGCGGCGGCCGATCGCGCCGCGGGCGGGTTCTCGCTGGGGATGAACCAGCGGCTGGCGCTGGCCGCGGCGCTGCTCGGCGACCCCCGGATCCTGGTGCTCGACGAGCCGGGCAACGGCCTCGACCCGGACGGCATCGCCTGGCTCCGGTCGTTCCTCAACGCCTTCGCGGCGTCCGGGCGCAGCGTGCTCGTCTCGTCGCACCAGCTCGCCGAGATGGAGCTGACCGCCCGGCGGCTGGTCGTCATCGACCGCGGCCGGTGCCGGTTCGACGGCGAGGTGGCCGAGCTGCGCGCCGGGCACGGGGCGCGGGTGCTGGTGCGCGCCGCCGACCCGGCGCGGCTGGCGGAGGCGCTCGTCGCGGACGGGCTCACCGAGGTCGACAAGATCGACGAGGGCTGGCTGGCGGTCGCCGGGACGGACGCGGTCCGGGTCGGTGACCTCGCACTCGCGGCCGGAGTGGCGGTGCACGGGATGACCGAGGAACGGGTCGGCCTGGAACAGATGTTCCTGCGGCTGCTCGCCGGGGAGGAGATCGGATGA
- a CDS encoding long-chain-fatty-acid--CoA ligase produces the protein MIDPNSTVSSLLRKHSSERPDDEALRFGEVVRTWAELDDRVRRLASALRAEGIGPGDRVAVLDLNHPSCLELSLACARIGAANAVVNFRLAPPEIVYVINDAQAKLLLVGPEFAGAAAGLRDKLETVRRVLPVGGDADEYEAFLNAHEPDTEPYDAAPDDCFVQLYTSGTTGFPKGAMLTHAGMLAHAAHVAADFELRRDDVVQVAMPLFHVGGTSYAFLALAQGARIVMARMPDPAALLDMVAAEGITHTFWVPALMGAMTQVPGAADRDYSSMRAISYGASPMPLPVLRASLELFGPRLHQVYGMTEACGVVTSLGPEDHADPAVAHRLVSAGTPISGVTIEVRDPATGERLGTDEPGEIWVLTDQLMSGYWQKPEATAAAVTADGWLRSGDGGHIDADGYVFITDRIKDMIVSGGENVYPAEIERVLAEHPSVGDVAVIGVPDERWGEVPKACVVAARGATVDPEALIAYAREHLASFKCPKTVDVLDELPRNPTGKILKKDLRAPHWVGRERSTV, from the coding sequence GTGATCGACCCGAACAGCACCGTCTCGTCTCTGCTGCGCAAGCACTCCTCCGAACGACCGGACGACGAGGCCCTGCGGTTCGGGGAGGTCGTCCGCACCTGGGCCGAGCTCGACGATCGGGTCCGCAGGCTGGCGTCCGCGCTGCGGGCCGAGGGGATCGGCCCCGGCGACCGGGTCGCGGTACTCGATCTCAACCACCCGTCCTGCCTGGAGCTCTCGCTCGCCTGCGCCCGGATCGGCGCGGCCAACGCGGTGGTCAACTTCCGGCTCGCGCCACCGGAGATCGTCTACGTGATCAACGACGCGCAGGCGAAGCTGCTACTCGTCGGCCCGGAGTTCGCCGGGGCGGCGGCCGGGCTGCGGGACAAGCTGGAGACGGTGCGGCGGGTGCTCCCGGTGGGGGGCGACGCCGACGAGTACGAGGCGTTCCTGAACGCGCACGAACCGGACACCGAGCCCTACGACGCCGCGCCCGACGACTGCTTCGTCCAGCTCTACACCTCGGGGACGACGGGTTTCCCGAAGGGCGCGATGCTCACCCACGCCGGGATGCTGGCGCACGCCGCGCACGTGGCGGCCGACTTCGAGCTGCGCCGCGACGATGTCGTGCAGGTGGCGATGCCGCTGTTCCACGTCGGCGGCACGAGCTACGCCTTCCTCGCGCTCGCCCAGGGTGCGCGGATCGTGATGGCCCGGATGCCGGATCCGGCCGCCCTGCTGGACATGGTGGCGGCGGAGGGCATCACGCACACGTTCTGGGTGCCGGCGCTGATGGGCGCGATGACCCAGGTTCCCGGTGCGGCGGACCGGGACTACTCGTCGATGCGGGCGATCTCCTACGGCGCCTCCCCGATGCCGCTGCCGGTACTGCGGGCGTCGCTGGAGCTGTTCGGCCCGCGGCTGCACCAGGTGTACGGGATGACCGAGGCCTGCGGCGTGGTCACCTCACTGGGCCCGGAGGATCATGCCGATCCGGCCGTGGCGCACCGCCTCGTCTCGGCGGGCACGCCGATCTCCGGCGTCACGATCGAGGTGCGGGATCCGGCGACCGGTGAGCGGCTCGGCACCGACGAGCCCGGTGAGATCTGGGTGCTGACCGACCAGCTGATGAGCGGGTACTGGCAGAAGCCGGAGGCGACCGCGGCCGCGGTCACCGCGGACGGTTGGCTCCGGTCCGGCGACGGCGGGCACATCGACGCCGACGGCTACGTGTTCATCACCGACCGGATCAAGGACATGATCGTCTCCGGCGGGGAGAACGTGTACCCGGCCGAGATCGAGCGGGTGCTCGCCGAGCACCCGTCGGTCGGCGACGTCGCGGTGATCGGCGTCCCGGACGAGCGCTGGGGCGAGGTCCCGAAGGCCTGCGTCGTCGCCGCCCGGGGCGCGACGGTCGACCCGGAGGCGTTGATCGCCTACGCCAGGGAGCACCTGGCGTCGTTCAAGTGCCCGAAGACGGTCGACGTGCTGGACGAGTTGCCGCGCAACCCGACCGGCAAGATCCTCAAGAAGGATCTGCGGGCGCCGCACTGGGTGGGGCGGGAGCGCAGCACCGTCTGA
- a CDS encoding Fur family transcriptional regulator — translation MSIASDHEGMLRGAALRVTRPRLAVLHAVHSHPHADTDTIIGVVRKDLGEVSHQAVYDVLRALTGAGLVRRIQPSGSVARYEARVGDNHHHVVCRSCGAIADVDCAVGHTPCLTASDDSGFVIDEAEVVYWGRCPACSTPTTTDPGRSARV, via the coding sequence GTGTCGATCGCTTCGGACCACGAGGGCATGTTGCGCGGAGCCGCGCTGCGCGTGACGCGCCCCCGGCTGGCCGTGCTGCACGCCGTGCACTCCCATCCGCACGCGGACACCGACACCATCATCGGTGTCGTCCGCAAGGATCTCGGTGAGGTCTCGCACCAGGCCGTCTACGACGTCCTGCGGGCCCTCACCGGTGCCGGTCTCGTGCGGCGCATCCAGCCGTCGGGCTCCGTCGCGAGGTACGAGGCGAGGGTCGGCGACAACCACCATCACGTGGTCTGCCGATCCTGCGGGGCCATCGCCGACGTCGACTGCGCCGTCGGCCACACGCCCTGTCTCACCGCGTCCGACGACAGCGGCTTCGTGATCGACGAGGCCGAGGTCGTCTACTGGGGCCGTTGCCCCGCATGCTCCACCCCCACCACCACAGATCCTGGAAGGAGTGCCCGTGTCTGA
- the katG gene encoding catalase/peroxidase HPI — translation MSDEHATVESELNREEAGGCPVAHGRIAHPTEGGSNLDWWPNQLNLKILRKHGAASDPMAPDFDYAKEFATVDLDALARDVDAVITTSQDWWPADHGSYAGFFIRMAWHSAGTYRTYDGRGGAGAGMQRFAPLNSWPDNGNLDKARRLLWPVKQKWGSKVSWADLMVFAGNRAHEISGFPMFGFAGGRADVWEPDEDVYWGSEKEWLGNDARYGGNSDISNRELEKPLGAAHMGLIYVNPEGPDASGDPIAAARDIRETFGRMAMNDEETAALIVGGHTLGKTHGAANPDENGNVGPEPEAADITEQGLGWKQSYGTGKGRDAITSGLEVIWTRTPNRWSHDYLKHLYAYEWELEQSPAGAKQFVAKDAPEIIPDPEPGYPNRKPRMLVTDVSMRVDPTYGEITRRWLDNPSEFEDVYRRAWYKLTHRDMGPRERYIGAWVPAEEQLWQDPVPAVDHPLVDADDIASIKAKVLESGLPVTDLVKTAWAAASTFRQSDKRGGANGGRIRLEPQLQWEVNDPDTLRTVVSKLESLQSEINGSLGGGKKISFADLVVLAGAAAVEKAANDGGHDISVPFAPGRTDATQEKTDVESFSYLEPTADGFRNYRGKGHTLPGEFLLVDRANLLGLSAPEMTVLVGGLRVLGTNTGGSTAGVLTDRVGTLTNDFFTTLLGPDLTWRSVAGDDDAFEAVDSSGAVKWTGTRADLVFGSNSELRAVAEVYASADGGDKFVQDFVAAWNKVMNADRYDLV, via the coding sequence GTGTCTGACGAGCACGCCACCGTCGAGAGCGAGCTGAACAGGGAGGAGGCAGGAGGCTGCCCCGTCGCCCACGGCCGCATCGCCCACCCCACCGAGGGGGGAAGCAACCTTGACTGGTGGCCGAACCAGCTCAACCTGAAGATCCTCCGCAAGCACGGTGCGGCGTCCGACCCGATGGCTCCGGACTTCGACTACGCGAAGGAGTTCGCCACCGTCGACCTCGACGCGCTGGCGCGTGACGTCGACGCCGTCATCACCACCTCGCAGGACTGGTGGCCCGCCGACCACGGCAGCTACGCCGGGTTCTTCATCCGGATGGCCTGGCACTCGGCCGGCACCTACCGGACCTACGACGGCCGCGGTGGCGCCGGCGCCGGCATGCAGCGCTTCGCCCCGCTGAACAGCTGGCCCGACAACGGCAACCTGGACAAGGCCCGCCGGCTGCTCTGGCCGGTCAAGCAGAAGTGGGGCAGCAAGGTCTCCTGGGCCGACCTGATGGTCTTCGCGGGCAACCGCGCCCACGAGATCTCCGGGTTCCCGATGTTCGGCTTCGCCGGCGGCCGCGCCGACGTGTGGGAGCCGGACGAGGACGTCTACTGGGGCTCGGAGAAGGAGTGGCTGGGCAACGACGCGCGCTACGGCGGCAACTCCGACATCTCCAACCGCGAGCTGGAGAAGCCGCTCGGTGCCGCGCACATGGGCCTGATCTACGTCAACCCGGAGGGCCCGGACGCCAGCGGTGACCCGATCGCCGCAGCCCGCGACATCCGCGAGACCTTCGGCCGGATGGCCATGAACGACGAGGAGACCGCTGCGCTCATCGTCGGCGGCCACACGCTCGGCAAGACCCACGGCGCCGCGAACCCCGACGAGAACGGCAACGTCGGCCCGGAGCCGGAGGCCGCCGACATCACCGAGCAGGGCCTGGGCTGGAAGCAGAGCTACGGCACGGGCAAGGGGCGCGACGCCATCACCTCGGGGCTCGAGGTCATCTGGACCCGCACCCCGAACCGGTGGAGCCACGACTACCTCAAGCACCTCTACGCCTACGAGTGGGAGCTGGAGCAGTCCCCGGCCGGCGCCAAGCAGTTCGTCGCCAAGGACGCTCCGGAGATCATCCCGGACCCGGAGCCCGGCTACCCGAACCGCAAGCCGCGGATGCTGGTCACCGACGTCTCGATGCGGGTCGACCCGACCTACGGCGAGATCACCCGCCGCTGGCTGGACAACCCCTCCGAGTTCGAGGACGTCTACCGTCGCGCCTGGTACAAGCTGACCCACCGCGACATGGGTCCCCGCGAGCGCTACATCGGCGCCTGGGTCCCGGCCGAGGAGCAGCTCTGGCAGGACCCGGTGCCCGCGGTCGACCACCCGCTGGTGGACGCCGACGACATCGCCTCGATCAAGGCGAAGGTGCTGGAGTCCGGCCTGCCGGTGACCGACCTGGTCAAGACCGCCTGGGCCGCCGCCTCGACGTTCCGCCAGTCCGACAAGCGCGGTGGGGCCAACGGCGGACGCATCCGCCTCGAGCCGCAGCTGCAGTGGGAGGTCAACGACCCCGACACGCTGCGCACCGTCGTCTCGAAGCTGGAGTCCCTCCAGTCCGAGATCAACGGCTCGCTCGGTGGCGGGAAGAAGATCTCCTTCGCCGACCTGGTCGTGCTGGCCGGCGCCGCGGCCGTGGAGAAGGCCGCCAACGACGGCGGGCACGACATCAGCGTGCCGTTCGCCCCGGGCCGGACGGACGCCACCCAGGAGAAGACCGACGTCGAGTCGTTCTCCTACCTGGAGCCGACCGCCGACGGTTTCCGCAACTACCGCGGCAAGGGCCACACCCTGCCCGGTGAGTTCCTGCTGGTCGACCGGGCGAACCTGCTCGGCCTGTCGGCGCCGGAGATGACCGTGCTGGTCGGTGGCCTGCGGGTGCTGGGCACCAACACCGGTGGCTCGACGGCCGGGGTGCTCACCGATCGCGTCGGCACGCTGACGAACGACTTCTTCACCACGCTGCTGGGTCCCGACCTCACGTGGCGTTCGGTCGCCGGCGACGACGACGCCTTCGAGGCCGTCGACTCCTCCGGTGCGGTGAAGTGGACCGGCACCCGGGCCGACCTCGTGTTCGGCTCCAACTCGGAGCTGCGTGCGGTCGCCGAGGTCTACGCCAGCGCCGACGGTGGCGACAAGTTCGTGCAGGACTTCGTCGCCGCCTGGAACAAGGTGATGAACGCGGACCGGTACGACCTGGTCTGA
- a CDS encoding alpha/beta fold hydrolase, producing MTTYVLVPGFWLGAWAWDAVAADLRSRGHEVTAVELGHAPSDTADSHVADVLAVLDSLGTFAGPVVLVGHSGAGPVCAAVAERARARVARLVFVDTGPLPDGVAQIEFGEPAVQERTRAAIDAHGWGQPMPDRAEFAVLGTSTDGIPDALFDEIRSRSLVEPAGSILTGACRGTPDPTLPKTVVASSFTPEQVRPLIDAGVPGFAEMGGSEWSFVSLPTGHWPMFSEPERLAGELAALG from the coding sequence ATGACGACATACGTGCTGGTCCCCGGTTTCTGGCTCGGCGCGTGGGCGTGGGACGCGGTGGCCGCGGACCTGCGGTCCCGCGGACACGAGGTGACGGCGGTCGAGCTCGGCCACGCGCCGTCGGACACCGCCGACTCGCACGTGGCCGATGTGCTCGCGGTGCTCGATTCGCTCGGCACGTTCGCCGGTCCGGTGGTGCTCGTCGGGCACAGCGGAGCGGGCCCGGTCTGTGCGGCGGTCGCCGAGCGGGCCCGGGCCCGGGTCGCCCGGCTGGTGTTCGTCGACACCGGGCCGCTGCCCGACGGCGTCGCGCAGATCGAGTTCGGCGAGCCCGCCGTGCAGGAACGGACCAGGGCGGCGATCGACGCACACGGCTGGGGGCAGCCGATGCCGGACCGCGCGGAGTTCGCGGTGCTCGGGACCAGCACCGATGGGATCCCGGACGCCCTGTTCGACGAGATCCGCTCCCGGTCGCTGGTGGAGCCGGCCGGATCGATCCTGACCGGTGCCTGCCGGGGGACACCGGACCCGACGCTCCCGAAGACCGTGGTCGCCAGCAGCTTCACCCCCGAGCAGGTCCGCCCGCTGATCGACGCCGGCGTTCCCGGCTTCGCCGAGATGGGCGGATCGGAGTGGTCCTTCGTGTCGCTGCCGACCGGGCACTGGCCGATGTTCTCCGAGCCGGAGCGGCTGGCGGGGGAGCTCGCGGCGCTGGGGTGA
- a CDS encoding DUF5997 family protein: MTRQRSTQTMKPATAAKKLGVYLDATPAEFRDGVISREELDAMQADPPDWLRELRRDGPHPRPVVADRLGVSISGLARAGITEPLTTEQITALKQEQPEWLGRERTTRAESQREAARLAAARSGDRPAN, from the coding sequence ATGACGCGGCAGCGGTCCACCCAGACGATGAAGCCCGCCACGGCGGCGAAGAAGCTCGGGGTGTATCTCGACGCGACCCCCGCCGAGTTCCGGGACGGGGTGATCTCGCGCGAGGAGCTCGACGCGATGCAGGCCGATCCGCCGGACTGGCTGCGTGAGCTGCGCCGCGACGGCCCGCATCCGCGACCGGTCGTCGCGGACCGGCTCGGCGTCTCGATCTCCGGGCTGGCCCGCGCCGGGATCACCGAGCCGCTGACCACCGAGCAGATCACCGCGCTGAAGCAGGAGCAGCCGGAGTGGCTGGGCCGCGAGCGCACCACCCGCGCCGAGTCGCAGCGCGAGGCCGCCCGGCTGGCGGCCGCACGGTCCGGGGACCGCCCGGCGAACTGA
- a CDS encoding LysR substrate-binding domain-containing protein, whose amino-acid sequence MTGPDVPASFRLGYVPGVTPGKWARIWAERLPDVGLELVTVTTADAEDAVRTGAVDAAVLRLPIDRAGLHAIPLYTETTVVVVPKDHVATAVDELTVDDLADELVLHPPDAALVWDGPAPGTAAATDPATTADAVELVAAGVGVLVVPQSLARLHHRRDLTYRPLTGGPTSSVVLSWPDAETSELMEQFIGIVRGRTVNSSRTPPRATERRPAAPARTPARRPARRGRPRR is encoded by the coding sequence GTGACCGGCCCGGACGTCCCCGCATCCTTCCGGCTCGGCTACGTGCCGGGCGTGACACCGGGCAAGTGGGCGCGGATCTGGGCCGAGCGCCTCCCCGACGTCGGGCTGGAGCTGGTCACCGTGACCACGGCCGATGCGGAGGACGCCGTCCGCACCGGCGCGGTGGACGCCGCGGTCCTGCGGCTGCCGATCGACCGGGCCGGGCTGCACGCGATCCCGCTCTACACCGAGACCACCGTGGTCGTCGTCCCGAAGGACCACGTGGCCACCGCGGTCGACGAGCTCACCGTCGACGACCTGGCCGACGAGCTCGTCCTGCACCCGCCGGACGCGGCCCTGGTCTGGGACGGGCCGGCGCCGGGCACGGCGGCGGCGACCGATCCGGCCACGACGGCCGATGCGGTCGAGCTGGTCGCGGCGGGCGTCGGCGTGCTGGTCGTCCCGCAGTCGCTGGCCCGGTTGCACCACCGCCGGGACCTCACCTACCGGCCGCTGACCGGCGGGCCCACGTCGAGCGTGGTCCTGAGCTGGCCCGACGCCGAGACCTCCGAGCTGATGGAGCAGTTCATCGGGATCGTCCGCGGGCGCACGGTCAACAGCTCCCGCACCCCGCCGCGTGCCACCGAGCGGCGGCCGGCGGCACCCGCCCGGACCCCGGCCCGCCGACCGGCGCGGCGCGGCAGGCCCCGCCGGTAG
- a CDS encoding acyl-CoA desaturase, giving the protein MTLEAAPPDTSTRSGPAPITDGRRPPGAAFLVAVFVIVPTLALFAAVPLAWGWGLGWVDVALFAVFYAVSGLGVTVGYHRYFTHGSFKAKRPLRIALAIAGSISLQGSVLDWVGDHRRHHAFSDKEGDPHSPWLYGTGAKALVKGFWHSHLGWIFNRDLTNMKRFAPDLLEDRDIMKVEKAFPLIVVFSLAGPALIGGLVTMSWWGAFTAFFWAGLIRVAVLHHVTWSINSICHIWGERPFASRDKSANVWWLAVLSFGESWHNLHHADPTCARHGVKKGQIDISAVVIRGFEKAGWATNVRWPTTRRLERLAAKKQPAAA; this is encoded by the coding sequence ATGACGCTCGAGGCCGCACCGCCGGACACCAGCACCCGCAGTGGACCCGCTCCCATCACCGATGGCAGGCGCCCCCCGGGTGCCGCGTTCCTGGTGGCCGTGTTCGTCATCGTCCCGACGCTGGCGCTGTTCGCGGCCGTCCCGCTCGCCTGGGGCTGGGGTCTCGGCTGGGTCGACGTCGCGCTGTTCGCGGTCTTCTACGCCGTCAGCGGCCTCGGGGTGACGGTCGGCTACCACCGCTACTTCACGCACGGCTCGTTCAAGGCCAAGCGCCCGCTGCGGATCGCGCTGGCGATCGCCGGCAGCATCTCGCTGCAGGGCAGCGTCCTGGACTGGGTCGGCGACCACCGCCGGCACCACGCGTTCTCCGACAAGGAGGGCGACCCGCACTCGCCGTGGCTCTACGGCACCGGCGCGAAGGCGCTGGTCAAGGGCTTCTGGCACTCGCACCTGGGCTGGATCTTCAACCGCGACCTCACGAACATGAAGCGGTTCGCGCCGGACCTGCTCGAGGACCGCGACATCATGAAGGTCGAGAAGGCCTTCCCGCTGATCGTCGTCTTCAGCCTGGCCGGCCCGGCCCTGATCGGCGGACTGGTCACGATGTCCTGGTGGGGCGCGTTCACCGCGTTCTTCTGGGCCGGTCTGATCCGGGTCGCGGTGCTGCACCACGTCACCTGGTCGATCAACTCGATCTGCCACATCTGGGGCGAGCGCCCCTTCGCCTCCCGCGACAAGTCCGCGAACGTCTGGTGGCTCGCGGTGCTGTCGTTCGGCGAGTCCTGGCACAACCTGCACCACGCCGACCCGACCTGCGCCCGGCACGGTGTGAAGAAGGGTCAGATCGACATCTCGGCCGTGGTCATCCGCGGCTTCGAGAAGGCGGGCTGGGCGACCAACGTCCGCTGGCCCACCACCCGGCGCCTCGAGCGGCTGGCGGCGAAGAAGCAGCCCGCCGCGGCCTGA